A stretch of Paludisphaera borealis DNA encodes these proteins:
- a CDS encoding DUF559 domain-containing protein, protein MIELDGRSHDDRFEQDAARRSWLEGQGFRVLRIANDDVLDDIEAVIETITASMSARRWPS, encoded by the coding sequence GTGATCGAACTCGACGGCCGCAGCCACGACGATCGGTTCGAACAGGACGCCGCTCGGCGGTCCTGGCTCGAAGGCCAAGGGTTCCGCGTGCTCCGGATCGCCAACGACGATGTACTTGACGACATCGAGGCGGTGATCGAAACGATCACCGCCTCGATGTCGGCGAGACGGTGGCCGTCGTAA
- a CDS encoding MFS transporter, with the protein MSPLAIVILIVLIDLLGFALVMPLLGPFAKQYLFEGWQLGLLFAAFPICQLIAGPILGRLSDRYGRRPLLVFSQAGTALSFLILGLSRNFRVMLLGRMLDGASGGNIVVAQAYVADVTPPEHRTRNMGLIGMAFGVGFVLGPLLGALLSDLPIAADWRLRLPFLVAAAFSTLAWIVVVWKLPESIPAGSAPRQAARVLSRRGIVDTIQLPGVAQLVAVAFLSVLAWATMEGTFAVFLQDRMSWSPSAIGFAFAGSGLVSALVQGGLIRPLVPRYGEIRLILVGVILAGLGFVGVAAMSGASAWPLIGAVVLFSVGSGLVSPSISGLLSRITPMSEQGAVFGALTSTQTLARIISYMTGNILLARVSPSAPYWFGAAIYLVALLAAARFAPVITAVLKRSQEIPAAELAVGEGA; encoded by the coding sequence ATGTCGCCGCTTGCGATTGTGATTCTGATCGTCCTGATCGACCTGCTCGGCTTCGCGCTGGTCATGCCGCTGCTCGGCCCGTTCGCCAAGCAGTACCTATTCGAGGGCTGGCAGCTCGGCCTCTTGTTCGCGGCCTTCCCGATCTGCCAGCTTATCGCCGGTCCGATCCTGGGCCGGCTCAGCGATCGTTACGGACGCCGTCCGCTGCTGGTCTTCAGCCAGGCGGGCACGGCGCTCTCGTTCCTGATCCTGGGCCTGTCGCGCAACTTCCGGGTCATGCTGCTGGGGCGGATGCTCGACGGCGCCTCCGGGGGGAACATCGTGGTGGCGCAGGCGTACGTGGCCGACGTCACGCCGCCGGAGCACCGGACGCGGAACATGGGGCTGATCGGCATGGCGTTCGGCGTCGGCTTCGTGCTCGGCCCGCTGCTCGGCGCCTTGCTCTCCGACCTGCCGATCGCCGCCGACTGGCGACTCCGACTGCCGTTCCTGGTCGCCGCCGCCTTCTCGACGCTGGCGTGGATCGTCGTCGTCTGGAAGCTTCCCGAGAGCATCCCCGCCGGCTCGGCCCCTCGACAGGCCGCGCGGGTGCTCAGCCGCCGAGGGATCGTCGACACGATTCAGCTCCCCGGCGTGGCGCAGCTGGTGGCGGTCGCCTTCCTGTCGGTCCTGGCCTGGGCGACGATGGAAGGGACCTTCGCGGTGTTCCTCCAGGATCGGATGAGCTGGTCGCCCAGCGCGATCGGCTTCGCGTTCGCCGGATCGGGCCTCGTCTCGGCCTTGGTGCAGGGGGGACTGATCCGTCCGCTGGTTCCCCGGTACGGCGAGATCCGGTTGATCCTCGTCGGCGTGATCCTGGCGGGGCTCGGCTTCGTCGGGGTCGCCGCGATGTCGGGCGCGAGCGCCTGGCCGCTGATCGGCGCGGTGGTGCTGTTCAGCGTGGGATCGGGCCTGGTCAGCCCCTCGATCAGCGGCCTCTTGTCGCGGATCACCCCCATGAGCGAGCAGGGCGCCGTCTTCGGCGCGCTGACCTCGACGCAGACCCTGGCCCGGATCATCAGCTACATGACCGGCAACATCCTGCTCGCCCGCGTCTCGCCGTCGGCGCCCTACTGGTTCGGAGCGGCGATCTACCTGGTCGCCTTGCTCGCCGCCGCGCGATTCGCCCCCGTCATCACGGCGGTTTTGAAGCGATCGCAGGAAATCCCCGCCGCGGAACTCGCGGTCGGCGAGGGGGCGTGA